The following coding sequences lie in one Myxococcus xanthus genomic window:
- a CDS encoding thioredoxin family protein, whose amino-acid sequence MAHPVSYEGTAENFDQLVLEPKGELVVVDFWGDGCPNCEIYAAAEPALLAELGDAPMRVVKVNAYQYEDLAKRFGLFGIPTFLLFREGKLIGKMSQYYGKEYWLGVVRDHLPQA is encoded by the coding sequence ATGGCACATCCCGTGAGCTACGAGGGGACGGCGGAGAACTTCGACCAACTGGTCCTGGAGCCCAAGGGCGAGCTGGTGGTCGTGGACTTCTGGGGTGACGGCTGCCCGAACTGCGAAATCTACGCGGCGGCCGAGCCCGCGCTGCTGGCGGAGTTGGGTGACGCTCCGATGCGCGTCGTCAAGGTGAACGCGTACCAGTACGAGGACCTGGCCAAGCGCTTCGGACTCTTCGGCATCCCCACGTTCCTGCTGTTCCGTGAGGGCAAGCTCATCGGGAAGATGAGCCAGTACTACGGCAAGGAGTACTGGCTCGGCGTGGTGCGGGACCACCTGCCCCAGGCCTGA
- a CDS encoding ankyrin repeat domain-containing protein, which produces MAGSPAMSRARAPKKVDVAALMKKADSLLDEMPPQLDQAIPLLREVVAAEPEHLLGLHSLSWCLDPTRSMEPHRWEQELKAEHWRLRDRILELTRGTKPGGALTLAHRARSLALSQWAEDLVRRKPTVAQLDEVEAALNEANSLRELVNHQRGRRGLEAWHALTQGKPEQGYRELLAKVEESPGMCAQGVMDDDDSLNFQGLEGAYSDEGFLAWLRKQKPAARPAGKKGKDLDAGLLLAAGLDAKPFFGPGFEGNSRMGRVLALVALGADLKARDSSKHSVLHLAAMVDDAALVKELLRLGVAADVVDSNKSTPLHVAAEHGSVSCIAALAKGGVPVDALDTSGRTALFEARQADVAQALIDAGANPNAGKGWTPLHQHARFKERGPVIEVLLKAGADVSLKNGSGQTPAQEALEHKNASLAQLMGAKASSGKAGALDVQPLLDALARQRKTLLKAWYFEDKNVDGVEQVLKGLALQGATSWDQLAASLQGELPWTAMAVVQLARDVLPAEEKAPRLSKLPRFVRGDLVVKGDVHVDGPLLVTGDLTVEGVLRNAGMEGMLVVGGTLRATGVDTDGEVVVGEDLEAQVVWGHGNDASLRVGRVLKADVVIADDHDIQAKVKAKHHYENGEFDASDAVLKKVFVAKAFAKSELDRDKLFNVLRKVGAVLV; this is translated from the coding sequence GACGCGGAGCATGGAGCCGCACCGTTGGGAGCAGGAGTTGAAGGCCGAGCACTGGCGGTTGCGCGACCGCATCCTCGAGCTGACGCGAGGGACGAAGCCCGGCGGCGCGCTGACGCTCGCCCATCGTGCACGTTCGTTGGCCCTGAGCCAGTGGGCGGAAGACTTGGTGCGGCGCAAGCCGACCGTGGCGCAGCTCGACGAAGTGGAGGCCGCGCTGAACGAAGCCAACAGCCTTCGGGAACTCGTGAACCACCAGCGTGGACGCCGCGGGCTCGAGGCCTGGCACGCATTGACGCAAGGCAAACCGGAGCAGGGCTACCGCGAGTTGCTCGCCAAGGTGGAGGAGTCTCCTGGCATGTGCGCCCAGGGCGTGATGGACGATGACGACTCGCTCAACTTCCAGGGCCTGGAGGGCGCCTACTCCGATGAGGGCTTCCTGGCCTGGCTGCGGAAGCAGAAGCCCGCGGCACGCCCCGCGGGGAAGAAGGGCAAGGACCTGGATGCCGGACTCCTGCTGGCGGCGGGGCTGGATGCGAAGCCGTTCTTCGGCCCTGGCTTCGAAGGGAACAGTCGCATGGGCCGGGTGCTGGCCCTGGTGGCGTTGGGCGCGGACCTGAAGGCGAGGGATTCCAGCAAGCACAGCGTGCTCCACCTCGCCGCGATGGTGGATGACGCGGCGCTGGTGAAGGAGTTGCTCCGCCTGGGCGTCGCCGCCGACGTCGTCGATTCGAATAAGTCCACGCCACTGCATGTCGCGGCCGAGCACGGCAGCGTGTCCTGCATCGCCGCGCTGGCGAAAGGCGGCGTGCCTGTGGATGCGCTCGATACCTCAGGGCGGACGGCGCTCTTCGAGGCGCGTCAGGCCGACGTGGCCCAGGCGCTCATCGACGCGGGCGCGAATCCCAATGCGGGCAAGGGCTGGACGCCGCTGCACCAGCACGCACGGTTCAAGGAGCGAGGCCCCGTCATCGAGGTCCTGCTCAAGGCGGGGGCGGATGTCTCGCTGAAGAATGGCAGCGGCCAGACGCCCGCGCAGGAGGCGCTGGAGCACAAGAACGCGTCCCTCGCCCAGCTCATGGGGGCCAAGGCTTCCTCGGGCAAGGCCGGCGCGTTGGACGTGCAGCCGCTGCTGGATGCACTGGCGCGTCAGCGCAAGACGCTGCTCAAGGCCTGGTACTTCGAGGACAAGAACGTGGACGGCGTCGAACAGGTCCTGAAGGGGCTCGCGCTGCAAGGTGCCACGTCCTGGGACCAGCTCGCGGCCTCGCTTCAGGGCGAGCTCCCCTGGACGGCCATGGCGGTGGTGCAGCTCGCGCGGGACGTGCTGCCGGCCGAGGAGAAGGCGCCTCGCCTGTCCAAGCTGCCGCGCTTCGTGCGCGGGGACCTCGTGGTGAAGGGCGACGTGCACGTCGATGGGCCGCTGCTCGTGACGGGAGACCTCACGGTGGAAGGCGTGCTGCGCAACGCGGGGATGGAAGGGATGCTGGTGGTGGGCGGCACGCTGCGCGCCACCGGTGTGGACACGGACGGCGAGGTTGTCGTGGGCGAGGACCTGGAAGCGCAGGTGGTGTGGGGCCACGGCAACGACGCTTCGCTCCGGGTCGGCCGCGTGCTGAAAGCGGACGTGGTCATCGCGGACGACCACGACATCCAGGCCAAGGTGAAGGCGAAGCACCACTACGAGAACGGCGAGTTCGACGCCTCGGACGCGGTGCTCAAGAAGGTCTTCGTCGCGAAGGCCTTCGCAAAGTCGGAGTTGGACCGGGACAAGCTGTTCAACGTGCTGCGCAAGGTCGGAGCCGTCCTGGTGTAG